The following proteins come from a genomic window of Kitasatospora sp. NBC_01246:
- a CDS encoding ABC transporter ATP-binding protein, giving the protein MIVAENLVKEFKVYERRPGLLGSLGTLFSREHRVVRAVSGVSFEIPAGARAAYIGANGAGKSTTVKMLTGIMNPTSGRCLVADLEPYRERRRNAANIGVVFGQRSQLWWDLPVPDSFRILRRIHEIPAPVYRRNMALYRELLDLDALGSTPVRQLSLGQRMRAEVAASLLHDPAVVFLDEPTVGLDLVLKEAVRELVNRVNAELGTTVMLTSHDIGDITSICDQVLVVNRGEVVHQGTVHELLRAADTRAVVFEHQGWPAPAQAIAMIEDRLPGVTARPVEGGRIRVEYPTRHSSAREVMGFLLEHFDVTDCVAPEPDLETVLRRIYTGRAEPREALL; this is encoded by the coding sequence GTGATCGTCGCGGAGAACCTGGTCAAGGAGTTCAAGGTCTACGAGCGCAGGCCCGGTCTGCTCGGCAGCCTCGGCACGCTGTTCAGCCGGGAGCACCGCGTGGTGCGCGCCGTCTCCGGGGTCTCCTTCGAGATCCCGGCCGGCGCCAGGGCCGCCTACATCGGCGCCAACGGCGCGGGCAAGTCCACCACCGTCAAGATGCTGACCGGGATCATGAACCCGACCTCCGGCCGCTGCCTGGTGGCCGACCTGGAGCCGTACCGGGAGCGCCGCCGCAACGCCGCCAACATCGGCGTGGTGTTCGGCCAGCGGAGCCAGCTCTGGTGGGACCTCCCGGTCCCGGACTCCTTCCGGATCCTGCGCCGCATCCACGAGATCCCCGCCCCGGTCTACCGGCGCAACATGGCGCTCTACCGCGAGCTGCTCGACCTCGACGCCCTCGGCAGCACTCCCGTGCGGCAGCTGAGCCTCGGCCAGCGGATGCGCGCCGAGGTGGCCGCGAGCCTGCTGCACGATCCCGCCGTCGTGTTCCTCGACGAGCCGACCGTCGGTCTGGACCTGGTCCTGAAGGAGGCCGTGCGCGAACTGGTCAACCGGGTCAACGCCGAACTCGGCACGACCGTCATGCTCACCAGCCACGACATCGGCGACATCACCTCGATCTGCGACCAGGTCCTGGTCGTCAACCGGGGCGAGGTGGTGCACCAGGGCACCGTGCACGAGCTGCTGCGCGCCGCCGACACCCGGGCGGTCGTCTTCGAACACCAGGGCTGGCCCGCGCCGGCCCAGGCGATCGCGATGATCGAGGACAGGCTGCCGGGCGTGACCGCCCGGCCGGTCGAGGGCGGACGGATCCGGGTCGAGTACCCGACCCGGCACTCGTCCGCCCGGGAGGTGATGGGCTTCCTGCTGGAGCACTTCGACGTCACCGACTGCGTCGCCCCCGAGCCCGACCTCGAAACGGTGCTCCGCCGGATCTACACCGGCCGGGCCGAGCCCCGGGAGGCGCTGCTGTGA
- a CDS encoding DUF2267 domain-containing protein has product MTRHRHLIQQVRALGRYTTDEEAERVLTAVLTVLGSQLTGEERCDLAAALPERARALFAAQIPLPEPVTAPAFVEAVARNLGTSLTAARWDTSSVLAALGDLADDRLTDRLLTHLPRGYALLFGRADLTIAA; this is encoded by the coding sequence ATGACCCGGCACCGCCACCTGATCCAGCAGGTCCGCGCCCTGGGCCGCTACACCACCGACGAGGAAGCCGAGCGCGTCCTCACCGCGGTCCTCACCGTCCTCGGCTCCCAGCTCACCGGCGAGGAACGCTGCGACCTCGCCGCGGCGCTTCCCGAGCGGGCCCGCGCCCTCTTCGCCGCCCAGATCCCCCTTCCCGAACCGGTCACCGCCCCCGCCTTCGTCGAAGCCGTCGCCCGCAACCTGGGCACCAGCCTCACCGCCGCCCGCTGGGACACCTCCTCCGTCCTGGCCGCCCTCGGCGACCTCGCCGACGACCGGCTCACCGACCGCCTCCTCACCCACCTGCCCCGCGGATACGCACTGCTGTTCGGCCGCGCGGACCTGACGATCGCCGCCTGA
- a CDS encoding ABC transporter permease, whose amino-acid sequence MTAAATWHRRTPLAVTWRRYTPFAAASLQGLLQYRSTFVINAVTATTAVGLQVFLWRAVYAGRTGGLPGGYDLPELTTYVLLAQMLALLQASRVDEEVAGEVQRGDIAVSLLRPVSYPLARFAAGLPVSLVNAGTVAVPVVLLYALLLPLSAPSWAGGLLFALSAGLSLVIGFGVNLLVGLAGFVTTNIWGVRIVKDSVVAFFAGQVVPLALMPGPLAAVAHLLPFQALVDGPLRLLLGHYRGPAEAAGILAGQAGWAVGLTALAALAWRGAVRRVEVLGG is encoded by the coding sequence GTGACGGCCGCCGCCACCTGGCACCGCCGCACCCCGCTCGCCGTCACCTGGCGCCGCTACACCCCGTTCGCCGCCGCCAGCCTTCAGGGCCTGCTGCAGTACCGCTCGACCTTCGTGATCAACGCGGTCACCGCGACCACGGCCGTCGGCCTCCAGGTCTTCCTCTGGCGCGCGGTGTACGCGGGCCGCACCGGCGGCCTGCCCGGCGGGTACGACCTGCCCGAGCTGACCACGTACGTGCTGCTCGCCCAGATGCTGGCGCTGCTCCAGGCCAGCCGGGTGGACGAGGAGGTGGCCGGGGAGGTCCAGCGCGGCGACATCGCGGTCTCGCTGCTGCGCCCGGTCAGCTACCCGCTGGCGCGGTTCGCCGCCGGCCTGCCGGTCTCCCTGGTCAACGCCGGGACGGTCGCCGTCCCGGTGGTGCTGCTGTACGCGCTGCTGCTGCCGCTGTCCGCGCCGAGCTGGGCGGGCGGGCTGCTGTTCGCGCTGTCCGCCGGGCTCTCGCTGGTGATCGGGTTCGGGGTGAACCTGCTGGTCGGCCTGGCGGGCTTTGTCACCACCAACATCTGGGGCGTGCGGATCGTCAAGGACAGCGTGGTCGCGTTCTTCGCCGGCCAGGTCGTGCCGCTCGCCCTGATGCCGGGGCCGCTGGCCGCCGTCGCGCACCTGCTGCCGTTCCAGGCCCTGGTCGACGGACCGCTGCGGCTGCTGCTCGGCCACTACCGGGGGCCCGCCGAGGCCGCCGGGATCCTGGCCGGTCAGGCCGGCTGGGCCGTCGGCCTGACCGCCCTGGCCGCCCTCGCCTGGCGCGGGGCCGTCCGCAGGGTGGAGGTGCTGGGCGGATGA
- a CDS encoding Hsp20/alpha crystallin family protein translates to MLMRTDPFRELDRLTQQFLNTTGTWSRPAPMPLDAYRTGDEYVMCFDLPGVSPDAIDIDVERNMLTVKAERRPRPEGDDVKWELSERPLGIFSRQVMLSDTLDPAGISADYDAGVLTLRIPVAEKAKPRKIAIGHNGTPKQIQA, encoded by the coding sequence ATGCTGATGCGCACCGACCCGTTCCGCGAACTGGACCGTCTGACCCAGCAGTTCCTGAACACGACCGGCACCTGGTCGCGTCCGGCCCCGATGCCGCTGGACGCCTACCGCACCGGCGACGAGTACGTGATGTGCTTCGACCTGCCGGGTGTGAGCCCGGACGCGATCGACATCGACGTCGAGCGGAACATGCTCACCGTCAAGGCCGAGCGCCGTCCCCGCCCCGAGGGCGACGACGTGAAGTGGGAGCTGTCCGAGCGCCCGCTCGGGATCTTCTCCCGCCAGGTGATGCTCTCGGACACCCTCGACCCGGCCGGGATCAGCGCCGACTACGACGCCGGCGTGCTGACCCTGAGGATCCCGGTCGCCGAGAAGGCCAAGCCCCGCAAGATCGCCATCGGCCACAACGGCACCCCGAAGCAGATCCAGGCCTGA
- a CDS encoding cupin domain-containing protein gives MSPAEPPPARGVTRSRVSNLHEGLLRGVNADHGGAGTILAHRAYHGESAPAPVAFIDLVVLPPRTSIGLHRHADDEETYVILSGRGLMTLDGEEFEVRAGDVVPNRAYGEHGLANASDEDLQLLVFEVGPMGGAR, from the coding sequence ATGAGTCCCGCCGAACCGCCGCCGGCCCGTGGTGTGACCCGCAGCCGGGTGTCCAACCTGCACGAGGGCCTGCTCCGAGGGGTGAACGCCGACCACGGGGGTGCCGGCACGATCCTCGCCCACCGGGCCTACCACGGCGAGAGCGCCCCGGCCCCCGTCGCCTTCATCGACCTGGTGGTGCTGCCGCCCCGCACCTCGATCGGCCTGCACCGCCACGCCGACGACGAGGAGACCTACGTGATCCTGTCCGGCCGGGGCCTGATGACCCTGGACGGCGAGGAGTTCGAGGTCCGGGCCGGGGACGTCGTCCCCAACCGCGCGTACGGCGAGCACGGCCTCGCCAACGCCTCGGACGAGGACCTCCAGCTGCTGGTCTTCGAGGTCGGCCCGATGGGCGGCGCCCGGTGA
- a CDS encoding aspartate aminotransferase family protein: MTGPRQSELLAREAVHLAPGASEESALGRRVFVEGSGAVLTDLDGDQYIDLAAGTLTQSLGHCHPEVVAALTEQAGRLWNVHDFATADRAELCELLARLLPEQLDTYGFFSTGAEVVEAALRAVQAVADPGRNRIGALRHGFHGKTQGARMLVHWDIGNQAHAGNSILGYSPYCYRCPLELEYPSCGVRCASLVRRHITEKSNVSALVFEPVLGAAGVIVPPPGYWEQIADSARQNGVMLVADEVLTGGGRTGSFLASERFGVQPDLVALSKGMASGFPFAVLAGRAEVLRHPRAARAGSTASTYANNPLGIAAAKATLQVVARDTLIENVRTLGALLDDRLAELKSRFEVLGDVRGLGLLHGLEFVRSRESREPAPEIARAVYLAALDLGLRTSLGGHIIRLAPPFTIDRALLEEGITLLGRALEQVTEAGR; encoded by the coding sequence GTGACCGGCCCGCGCCAGAGCGAGCTGCTGGCCCGGGAGGCCGTCCACCTCGCGCCGGGAGCCTCGGAGGAGTCCGCCCTCGGGCGCCGGGTGTTCGTCGAGGGCAGCGGCGCCGTCCTCACCGACCTCGACGGCGACCAGTACATCGACCTCGCCGCCGGAACCCTCACCCAGTCGCTCGGCCACTGCCACCCCGAGGTGGTCGCGGCGCTCACCGAGCAGGCCGGCCGGCTGTGGAACGTCCACGACTTCGCCACCGCCGACCGGGCCGAGCTGTGCGAGCTGCTCGCCCGCCTGCTGCCCGAACAGCTCGACACCTACGGCTTCTTCTCGACCGGGGCCGAGGTCGTCGAGGCCGCGCTGCGCGCCGTGCAGGCCGTCGCCGACCCCGGCCGCAACCGGATCGGCGCGCTGCGCCACGGCTTCCACGGCAAGACCCAGGGCGCCCGGATGCTGGTGCACTGGGACATCGGCAACCAGGCCCATGCCGGCAACAGCATCCTCGGCTACTCGCCGTACTGCTACCGCTGCCCGCTCGAACTGGAGTACCCCTCCTGCGGGGTGCGGTGCGCCTCGCTGGTCCGGCGGCACATCACCGAGAAGTCCAACGTGTCGGCGCTGGTCTTCGAGCCGGTGCTCGGCGCGGCCGGAGTCATCGTGCCGCCGCCCGGCTACTGGGAGCAGATCGCCGACAGCGCCCGGCAGAACGGGGTCATGCTGGTCGCCGACGAAGTCCTCACCGGCGGCGGTCGCACCGGCAGCTTCCTGGCGAGCGAGCGCTTCGGCGTCCAGCCCGACCTGGTCGCCCTCTCCAAGGGCATGGCCTCGGGCTTCCCCTTCGCCGTCCTGGCCGGACGCGCGGAGGTGCTGCGCCACCCGCGGGCGGCCCGGGCCGGATCCACCGCCTCCACCTACGCCAACAACCCGCTGGGCATCGCCGCCGCGAAGGCCACCCTGCAGGTGGTGGCCCGCGACACCCTGATCGAGAACGTCCGTACCCTCGGCGCGCTGCTCGACGACCGGCTGGCCGAACTCAAGTCCCGGTTCGAGGTCCTCGGCGACGTCCGGGGCCTCGGACTGCTGCACGGGCTGGAGTTCGTCCGCAGCCGGGAGAGCCGGGAGCCCGCGCCCGAGATCGCCCGCGCCGTCTACCTCGCCGCCCTCGACCTCGGACTGCGCACCTCGCTCGGCGGCCACATCATCCGGCTCGCCCCGCCGTTCACCATCGACCGGGCGCTCCTGGAGGAGGGCATCACCCTGCTCGGGCGCGCCCTGGAGCAGGTCACGGAGGCCGGCCGGTGA
- a CDS encoding sedoheptulose 7-phosphate cyclase has protein sequence MAEQTAWAGHGVLADDGGFALRAPEGTSYRVDLTDGVFAPGNPLLAEYCEGRRVIAFLGPSVDRLYGAQLRRYLAERLAPGSWSVVVIGGGEAQKTMDSVERICAEAKAAGLDRRGVMIAVGGGVTCDTVGFAAAVYCRGVRYIKVNTTLVGQVDVGVGVKTGVNALGTKNMLGSYHPAHASINDPAFLRTLPARQIRCGLGEIAKMAIIKDAQLFRALEECPEVFRQPCPPPSWLAAEGGRGVEDYVLRTSMALMMEELCPNLREHDLARLVDFGHTFGPVIETASDYRIAHGESVAVDMAISSELARVLGVIGAEDCERIVRLISRLGLPVHDPQTCTPELMQRALRASWERRGRRLHLVVPDGIGSAVFVDDLEDIPAAALEEALDALAVRPGSLPGPLAVAH, from the coding sequence GTGGCGGAGCAGACAGCATGGGCCGGGCACGGGGTGCTGGCCGACGACGGGGGCTTCGCGCTCCGTGCACCGGAGGGGACTTCGTACCGCGTCGACCTCACCGACGGCGTGTTCGCACCGGGGAACCCGCTGCTGGCCGAGTACTGCGAAGGGCGCCGGGTGATCGCCTTCCTCGGCCCGTCCGTCGACCGGCTCTACGGCGCACAGCTACGCCGCTACCTGGCCGAGCGTCTGGCGCCGGGCAGTTGGAGCGTGGTGGTGATCGGCGGCGGCGAGGCACAGAAGACCATGGACTCCGTCGAGCGGATCTGCGCGGAGGCCAAGGCCGCCGGGCTGGACCGGCGCGGCGTGATGATCGCCGTCGGCGGCGGCGTCACCTGCGACACGGTGGGCTTCGCGGCGGCCGTCTACTGCCGGGGCGTGCGCTACATCAAGGTCAACACCACCCTGGTGGGCCAGGTCGACGTCGGCGTCGGCGTCAAGACCGGGGTCAACGCCCTCGGCACCAAGAACATGCTCGGGTCGTACCACCCGGCGCACGCGTCGATCAACGATCCGGCGTTCCTCCGGACCTTGCCCGCGCGCCAGATCCGTTGCGGGCTGGGGGAGATCGCCAAGATGGCGATCATCAAGGACGCGCAGCTGTTCCGCGCCCTGGAGGAGTGCCCGGAGGTCTTCCGGCAGCCCTGCCCGCCCCCCTCGTGGCTGGCCGCCGAGGGTGGGCGCGGCGTCGAGGACTACGTACTGCGCACCTCCATGGCGCTGATGATGGAGGAGCTCTGCCCGAACCTCCGCGAGCACGACCTGGCGCGGCTGGTCGACTTCGGGCACACCTTCGGGCCGGTGATCGAGACGGCCAGCGACTACCGGATCGCCCACGGCGAGTCGGTGGCCGTCGACATGGCGATCTCCAGCGAACTCGCCCGCGTGCTCGGCGTGATCGGCGCCGAGGACTGCGAACGGATCGTCCGCCTGATCTCCCGCCTCGGCCTTCCGGTGCACGACCCGCAGACCTGCACGCCCGAGCTGATGCAGCGGGCCCTGAGAGCGTCCTGGGAGCGGCGCGGGCGCCGGCTGCACCTGGTGGTGCCCGACGGCATCGGCTCCGCGGTCTTCGTCGACGACCTGGAGGACATCCCGGCCGCCGCGCTGGAGGAGGCGCTGGACGCCCTGGCCGTCCGCCCGGGAAGCCTTCCCGGTCCGCTCGCCGTCGCGCACTGA
- a CDS encoding glycoside hydrolase family 13 protein produces MTAPMTAPAPARTRWDWWEDAVIYQVYPRSFADSDGDGCGDLNGIRDRLGHLRELGVDALWISPFYTSPQADGGYDVADYRAVDPVYGTVGDADALITDAHALGLRVIVDVVPNHCSDQHPWFLRALREGAGSPLRSRFHFRPGRGPGGEEPPNDWISLFGGPAWTRTTEPDGTPGEWYLHLFAAQQPDLNWDSTAVQDEFRSILRFWLDLGVDGFRVDVAHGLVKAPGLPDLGRYEQLGLLGETSVPYFDQDGVHEIYRSWRTLLEEYPGQRIAVAEAWTRTLDRTARYVRPGELHQAFNFKFMNAPWDDVRLRELITTSLAAMGTVDAPTTWTLSNHDVIRHATRYAQGDPARGLRRARAAALLMLALPGSAYLYQGEELGLPEVTDIPDEVRRDPAFHRADGGHGMRDGCRVPLPWSGTRAPYGFGPVPGGPSWLPQPPEWADLSVEAQTGDPRSVLELYRSALRLRRTLPALGAGRSVEWLDLAPGVLAFRRDSDQGAVVCAVNTTGAPVRVTDGGLGALLLCSAEPPVTEHPGEVLLAADSTGWWLAG; encoded by the coding sequence ATGACCGCACCCATGACGGCGCCGGCCCCCGCACGCACACGTTGGGACTGGTGGGAGGACGCCGTCATCTACCAGGTCTATCCGCGCAGCTTCGCCGACAGCGACGGCGACGGCTGCGGGGACCTGAACGGAATCCGCGACCGTCTGGGCCACCTGCGGGAGCTGGGTGTCGACGCGCTCTGGATCTCGCCGTTCTACACCTCACCGCAGGCCGACGGCGGCTACGACGTGGCGGACTACCGCGCCGTCGACCCGGTGTACGGCACGGTCGGCGACGCCGACGCGCTGATCACCGACGCGCACGCCCTCGGCCTGCGGGTGATCGTCGACGTGGTCCCCAACCACTGCTCGGACCAGCACCCGTGGTTCCTGCGGGCACTGCGCGAGGGCGCCGGCTCCCCACTGCGGTCCCGGTTCCACTTCCGCCCCGGCCGCGGCCCCGGCGGCGAGGAGCCGCCGAACGACTGGATCTCCCTGTTCGGCGGCCCCGCCTGGACGAGGACCACCGAACCCGACGGCACCCCGGGCGAGTGGTACCTGCACCTCTTCGCCGCCCAACAGCCCGACCTCAACTGGGACTCCACCGCCGTCCAGGACGAGTTCCGGTCCATCCTGCGGTTCTGGCTGGACCTCGGCGTGGACGGATTCCGGGTCGACGTCGCACACGGCCTGGTCAAGGCCCCGGGCCTGCCCGACCTCGGGCGCTACGAACAGCTCGGCCTCCTCGGCGAAACGTCGGTACCGTACTTCGACCAGGACGGCGTCCACGAGATCTACCGCTCGTGGCGCACCCTGCTGGAGGAGTACCCGGGCCAGCGGATCGCGGTGGCGGAGGCCTGGACCCGGACACTGGACCGCACCGCCCGCTACGTCCGCCCCGGCGAGCTCCACCAGGCCTTCAACTTCAAGTTCATGAACGCGCCCTGGGACGACGTCCGGCTGCGCGAACTGATCACGACGTCCTTGGCCGCCATGGGCACCGTGGACGCCCCCACCACCTGGACGCTCTCGAACCACGACGTCATCCGGCACGCCACCCGGTACGCGCAGGGCGACCCGGCCCGCGGCCTGCGCCGGGCCCGGGCCGCCGCGCTGCTGATGCTCGCGCTCCCCGGCTCCGCGTACCTCTACCAGGGTGAGGAGCTGGGCCTCCCCGAGGTCACCGACATCCCCGACGAGGTCCGCCGGGACCCGGCCTTCCACCGCGCCGACGGCGGCCACGGCATGCGCGACGGCTGCCGGGTCCCGCTCCCCTGGTCCGGCACCCGGGCCCCGTACGGCTTCGGCCCCGTGCCCGGCGGCCCCTCCTGGCTGCCCCAGCCCCCCGAGTGGGCCGACCTCAGCGTCGAGGCGCAGACCGGCGATCCGCGATCCGTCCTGGAGCTGTACCGCAGCGCGCTGCGCCTGCGCCGGACCCTTCCCGCGCTCGGCGCCGGCCGGTCCGTCGAATGGCTGGACCTGGCACCCGGGGTGCTCGCGTTCCGGCGCGACAGCGACCAGGGCGCCGTGGTCTGCGCCGTCAACACCACCGGCGCGCCGGTCCGCGTCACCGACGGCGGACTCGGCGCCCTCCTGCTCTGCTCGGCCGAACCACCGGTCACCGAGCACCCCGGCGAGGTGCTGCTGGCAGCCGACAGCACCGGCTGGTGGCTGGCCGGCTGA